The genomic stretch GGTGCAGTGTCTTTGGGTCTCGATCTAACAATGCGTGATTTACAGAATGAACTAAAAGGTAAAGGTCATCCATGGGAGCGTGCTAAAGCTTTTGATGGCGCCTGTGTTTTGTCAGACTGGGTCGATGTGAGCGAAATTACAGATTGGCAAGAGACCAAATTCACTTTCCATATTAACGATGAGTTGCGTCAAGATGGAAATACTGCACTGTTAATGTTTAGCATTGCCGATCTATTAATTGATATTAATCAAGTCTTTTCACTTGAACCGGGTGATGTAATTATGACTGGTTCGCCTGCTGGTGTTGGACCATTACATGCAGGTGATCAGCTGAAAATGACATTAAAAGGTGCAACGCAAGAGTTTGTATGGAAAACTTTTGTGAAAGCCTAATCCATTCCTAAAATGGATAATAAAAAACCCTATTTTTCAGTAATAGGGTTTTTTATTGTCTCGATGTGGAGCACTTCTATATTAATAAATAATCTTATTTTCTATTTCTCTTCAAAAATTGTTGAGAGAGGAATAGAAAGTTTTGCAGCCAAGTAATCATTAGATTCGACTAAGGCAGGTCCTATTTTTTCCATCCATTCATCGTCGTCATGTACATTTTGAACATCTTGGCGTAACGGTAAAGGATATGGAAGAGCTGTGAAAAAACTCCAGAAATCAACTTGGGTTAAATTACGGGCAAGCACATATTCATCTTTATCAGTGCGTTTAACCAGATTTTGCTCTTCAAGTAAGAGTACATAGGCTGGCCAACGGCCAACTTCTCCACGGCCTAAAATTTCAAGAGCTTCTTTATCACTTACACTTTCGCCAAGTTTTTGTTTTTTATAAAACAGCTCAAGAATATCTAATAGCATTAAAACAGGATGACGTTTTTGTTCTTTACCCGAATGAAATGCAGTTAAAGCAAAACTCACTTCTACGCCTAGCAAAATAATATTCCATGAAAGAAAGATCCATAGAAGGAAAATTGGCACTGCTGCAAATGCACCATAAATAATTTCATAGCTAGTGAAATTTGACATCACAAAGCTAAATAAATTTTTGAGTATTTCAAACAGTACTGCACTTAAACAAGCGGAAATTCCTGCTGCATACACAGGGACCGTGCGATTGGGAATGGTCCAATATAAAATGAAGAAACCCAAAATAGTGAGTGCAAAAGAAATTAGCCAGAGTAGAAATGCGCCATCAAGTTGATAACCTGTGAAGTTATTGCTTAATAAGTTCATCGAAGCAACAGTTGATGAAATAACAAATGCACTGCCTAAAATAATAGGGCCAAGTGAAATAATGGTCCAGTAGCGCATAAAGCCCATAATGCCACTACGCGTTTCTTTTACACGCCAAATACGATTAAAAACTGTTTCAATTGAGGTCAGCATTAAAACTGTCGTGACGAATAAAAATAGCACACCAATTACAGTTAAGTTACTCGACTTTTCTGTAAAAGCATTTAATGCTTTATCAAATGCGATTGTGCTCTTCGGTAAAAAGTTACTATAAATTAAATGTTGAAGCTGTTGTCTCGCAGGTTCTAACGCTTTAATTGAAGAAATAATTACTAAAAAAACCGTTAGCATCGGTACAACTGCAAATAGTGTTGTATAGGTGAGAGAGCCAGCTTGTTCACGGCACCGATCAGCTTCAAAACGCTTAAATACATATAAAACGAACTGAAACCAGGTTTTCTTATAAAAAGGAAGTTTCTCTAAAAAACGTTGTAACATACGTCGTCTATCCCGATTTTTTTAGTCATCATGTTGGGCGATTGATAGCTTAGCAAAGTATTAGCTTAAGAACTTAAATAGTAGATTAAAGCAAAATAATAACTTAAAGAATGAAAGTCATTTTGTAAGTTTACTATGTGCTATAGAAAAAATTGTAGCAATAATCTTGTGAAGGAAGTCATATTCCTCTTATCAGGTATAAGCGAAATCAAAAAGATTACTCTTTTTATCTGATAGGTTTGAGTCAGTTATGAAGCTTGCCTTCAGTACTACACGATCAATCGCTTCTAGAATTTCATAAGATTGGCTTCGCCAAAAAAATAAAAAATACCGTATAGTGTTCTTTTTAACAAAATTTATGAAACCGATGCAACCTTACATTCTTGTACTCTATTACAGCAAATATGGTTCTACTAAAGAAATGGCACATTTAATTGCAAATGGTGTTGAGTCTGCAGGTATGTCAGTAAAAATTCGGACTGTGCCAAATATTGCTCCAGTCATCACGATAGCTGAACCAAGTATTCCGGCAGAAGGTGATATCTATTGTACGTTAGATGATCTAGCAAATTGTGCAGGTTTAGCGTTAGGTTCCCCAACTCGCTTCGGCAATATGGCAAGTGAAATGAAATATTTTTGGGATCAAACGACGAGTCTTTGGCTCAATGGGGCATTGCATAATAAACCTGCTTGCGTTTTTACTTCTTCTGGTTCAATGCATGGTGGGCAGGAGAGTACTTTACTTACTATGCTACCGCCGTTATTTCATCATGGGATGATGATTATGGGATTACCAAATGCAATTCCGGCATTATCTAACACGAAAACAGGTGGAACGCCATATGGAGCTAGCCATGTAAGTGGTCCCCGCCATGACCAGAACTTAAGTCAGGATGAAAAGATTTTATGTGAAGCTCAGGGCAAACGTTTAGGAGAGGTAGCCAAAAAGCTTTTAGTTTAATTTTGAACAAATAAAAAAGAGCGGATATCCGCTCTTTTTTAGATATACATTTTATTCTTTTACAAAAGTAACTTTACCATCTGTAAGAGAGTGAACACGTGCTAATGATTCAACGCGGTAGCCTTTTTCAAGCAATAAATCACGACCTGGCTGGAATGATTTTTCAATCACAATGCCGACGCCAACAACTTCTGCATTTGCTTGGTGAATTAAATCAATCAGTCCTAATGCTGCTTGACCATTCGCCAAGAAGTCATCAATAACTAATGCTTTATCAGTTGAATGAAGGTGTTTGTTTGAAATCGCAATTGTACTTTCAGTTTGTTTAGTAAAACTGAATACCTTAGAGCGATATAGATCATCTTTTAATGTTAATGACTGATATTTTCGAGCGAAAATTACAGGTACACCAAGTTCCAAACCTGCCATGATTGCAGGTGCAATACCTGATGCTTCAATGGTAATAATCTTGGTAATCCCTGCATCTTTAAAGCGAGCGGCAAATTCTTTACCAATCTGCTGCATTAATACAGGATCAATTTGGTGGTTTAAGAAAGCGTCGACTTTCAAGACTTGATCAGATAGAACGATACCTTCTGTTAAGATTTTCTGTTCTAGTGCGTGCACGGGAGAATCCTCTAGACGGATGCTTTTTAAAGCAAATGCGTATTTTAAAAAGCATCCAAAAAAATGCAAGCTTTAATTCGTCTTACCTGAATAACTTGTTAATAACAATCCATAAGAAGTTTTACCATCAATATGACTTACTTTAACTGGTAAATAATCTAATTTCGGTGCTAACCAAAAGATTGTGCTACGTTCAGGTTTTTTATGTTGTAAAACGACTTTAATGGTATCGAATGTTCCATAAGAGGTTTTAACTTTCTCGTTGCCTTGTTTTACAAATCGACGATTTTCAACTTCTTTTGCATCTGCAAGTGGGTAAGAAGTTTTAAGTGAGCCATTTTTTAAATCTTCACGCAGTTGTAACTCTGCATTTAACTCATCAAGAACACCTGCTTGCCAAGCAAATGAACGGGCCTTATCGTCTTTCTTAGTCGAAATAGTTTTACTATTCGGATTAAAGTTAATACTCATGGTGTTGTTGTGGATCAAAATTTTGCTGGTACGGCTAAAACTTTGAGACCCAATTTTACCATTAGCAAAACTAAATTTACTTGTTTCACTTGCAGAAGCAATGCCACCTGCTTTTGCAGTGAAATTATAAGTCCAATTATTACCTTGCTGGCTTAAAGCACGTGTAGCTGTACCCATACCTTTATTATTATAAGTAAACTGATAATTTGCCTGAAATGGGCTCATGGCAAGAGCATGACTTGAGAAGCCTGCAAAAAGCAAAGTTGTTGAAATACCTGTTGCGATGCCAAACGATTTCAGAAATTTTGTTGCCATAAGTAAGTATCCTTGTACAGACTAAAAAGTTAGTGCTGATGCATCTGTAACTTAAACATATTATGCCTGTTGATCATGGAGAAAAAATCAGGATTTATGCTAAATGTGTAATCTATTTGTGTTTTTTTTGGCAGCGAGTTAATTTTCATTTATATCCATTTAAGCTTCTTTTTGCTGAATTGGTGTTATTTCAGAGTCTTCTAATTCATCTTCAAAATCATCATCCTGATCACGGTATAGTAGTGCTGCTAAATTCACATTTCCAAATACGACTAATTCAGCTTCACGCACCCGTGCATAATTTACATGCACTTTACCTAATGTTTCGATAATACTGGCTTTTTTACCAAACCAACGGTTGAGATCAAGAAATATAAGTTCATCACGTTCTTCTGCTACATTAAAACGTTCAAGAATCATCCCTAAAGGGTCTTTCTTCAAAATCTTATGGTAGTAAAAAACTGCGGCTTTCACGGCGATTTTTTGCCAAAAGTTTTTATATTTTGCTTCAATAATTTGTGTATTACTAATTTGTTCAAAAACTAAAAGCTGTTGTTCTTTATTAAATTCCATCTGAATTAGTTTTAAATCAACTGATAATGTTGTTTCTAAACCTTTTACATGCATAGTTGCATATAATCTTAACCAGTCATGATAAAGATCAGCATGTAGGTCATCTAAAAATTCAACATTATTGGTGACATAACGTTGCAAAGTTGCATTCAGAAAGGTTTGCGATAACGTAAAATCTCTTTCTTCCTCAATGAATGCTTCTGCTTTTTTATAGACTTTTTGAAGGCGTCTGACTAATGAGGAAAATAGCGTTTGCATAAAAGAACTTCCAGAAGATAATTTACTAAAGAGCCCACACAATCTTTATTATGATAAAAAACGGGTTTTGATATTGCAGTGTAACAAATTTAATTGATACATTTTGACAAAATGAAAATGGATAAAACCCTCTCTTTGAAGTGAATCACACTTTTATCCAGATTTGAATATTAGTTTACATTTTATTCGGTATTAAACCGTGGGGAAAAGGCATTTATATGCTTTTAAGATTATGCTGAACAACAGAAGTCGATCCATAGAGCCTTTTCATTGTTGGTGGCAAGACCGAGTCTTTATAGCTGCAACAATATTGGCAATCTTACTGCATGTTTTTGTGTTGCTCATCCACTTTGCCATGCCTAGCCCGTCAGAGCAATCTACTAAAGAAATTGCAATTTCAATTCGACCAGGCAATGAGCCAGTTAATCAGGCAGATTTTTTGGCTCAAGCAGACCAGCAGGGTTCAGGTGTATTTCGTGAGGCTCACCGGATTTCTAGTGATACTCCAAATCCCATGCTTAATGATGCTTCAACTGGAAGCTCAGAGTTAGAAACTTTACAAAAGGTTCAGCAACAAAGAGAACTGAAATTTGAAGAAAAAGTTTTAATGACGGTTTTGAGTTGGCAAAAACAAGCTGATACAAGTCAAAGGAAGAAAGAATTAGAACAATTACAAAGTCAATTTCAAGCAAAAGCTGCGATGGTTGCCAGCCTTGAAGCACAATATTTACAACGCAGGCAAGATTTCAGCCGCCAGCAAAAAATAAAGACAGTAGACGGAATTCAAGCGAAGAAAGATGCCTCGGCTGCTTATTTAGATAAGTTCCGTGAAAAAGTGGAGCTTTACGGTAACCGCTATTACCCAGAAGAAGCCAAACAGCAACAACTAAGAGGTGAGGTCCGTTTAATGGTGATTTTGAATGCTCAAGGTGGAATTCGTGCAATCCGTTTGCTTGAAAGCTCAGGGCATTCAATACTAGATGAAGCTGCTAAGTCTTCAGTACGTCGCGGTGCACCATTTGGACATTTTGATGCCAACATGAAAGATATTTCGGAGTTACGTATTGTACGTACTTGGCGTTTTGATCCAGCTGAAGCGGAATTTGAGATCCACTAATTAAAAAATGTGGATAAGTTTTAGCTTATCCACATTAATTATAATTAATTAGACAAAAAACCATCTGAAGACAGACTAGTTTTTTATCTAATTAAGAATGATTAGATTTGTTCTTGGTAAGGATTATCGATATTCAGCTTTTCTAGAATTTGCACTTCAATCCCTTCCATTTCTTCTGCATCTTCATCACTGGTTTCATGGTCATAGCCAAGTAAATGCAGAACACCATGTACTAAAAGATGTGCAAAATGATTTTGTGCAGTTTTCTTTTGTTCCAAAGCCTCTTGTAATACCACTGGAATACAAATTACTAAATCACCCAACGGTAATGCGTCGAGCATTGGTAAAACTTCTTCTGGAATATCACTTGGAAAAGATAAGACATTAGTCGGTTTGTCTTTCTCTCGGTACTGCAAATTGAGTTGCTGGCTCTCGTCCAGATCAACGCAAGCCACCCCAATTTCGCAATCTTCTTTATAACCAACGTGGCGTAAAGTTGTCTCAATAATTTTTTTGAGTTGAGCTCTTTTGAGCTCTAACTCAGGTGATTGAAAGTCTTGTTGTAAACTTAAACTGATTTTCAAAATGAATCCTTAAGCATCCTGATGTTGCAAGTCTGCTGCTGTATCGTTTTCAGCAACTAATGCTTCTTGACGTGCTTTACGTTCAGCACGTGCTTCAGCATTAAGACGCTGTTGTTCACCATCCCAACCTTCATACGCTTCAACAATTTTTTGAACAAGTTGATGACGTACAACGTCACGGGAGTGGAAACGGGTAATATGAATTTCTTTAATATTCTCAAGTACACGTAATGCGTGAGCTAAACCAGATTGTTGGCCTCGAGGTAAATCTACTTGGGTAATATCACCTGTAATCACTGCACGAGAACCAAAACCTAAACGGGTCAAGAACATTTTCATTTGTTCAGGCGTTGTGTTTTGAGCTTCATCCAAAATTACAAATGAATGGTTAAGTGTACGACCACGCATATATGCAAGAGGTGCAACTTCAATCACTTGACGCTCGATTAACTTGGCAACTTTTTCAAAGCCGAGCATTTCGTAAAGAGCATCGTAAAGAGGGCGTAAGTATGGGTCGATTTTCTGAGTTAAATCACCCGGTAAGAAACCCAGCTTTTCTCCAGCTTCTACAGCAGGACGTACAAGTAAAATTCGCTGAATTTCGTTACGTTCGAGCATATCTACTGCGGCAGCAACTGCTAAATAGGTTTTACCTGTACCAGCAGGGCCAACACCAAAAGAAATATCGCTTTGCAAAATACGCTGTACATAACGTTTTTGATTGGCACCACGTGGGTTAATACGCCCTTTTCTAGTCTGGAAATAGACATCCATTGGTGCATCATGTTCATCCATTTCTTCTCCAACTAACTCGAAATTACGTTCGGTTTGAGAAGATTGAATTAACAGATGCAACAGATCGGCACTGATTTGCTGGGATACCTCAGACTCTTCATAGAGTCGTTGCAATAATGCTTCGGCTCTCCCAACAGCATCTATCTCACCATCGATATGAAAAACATCTCCACGATGAGTAATTTTGACATCTAAACGCTGTTCAATTTGCTTAAGGTGCCCATTATAGGCACCCAAGATGCTCTTTAAACGTTCCATTGAAATTTCAGGAAATGTTACGGTACGTCGAATCGCTGCAGTCAAGAGAAAACCTTTCAGTAGACTTTAGAATACCTCTACATTACGCCACGTCAGGCTCAAGATTCAAGAGCTCACCGTAAACTAAATTTAAAGTTTTAATTTCAGTAATCTCGATCTCTGCAAAACGACCTACCCAAGAAGCATCACCGACAAAAGTGACTAGACGTGTATTATCGGCTGTGCCTAGTAAAATATTAGGGTCTTGGTCCGAAACTTTTTCAATAAGAACACGTTCAATTTTACCAAGCATTGCATCAGTTTTTTCAATGCTAGATTGTTTAATCACTTTTTGAACTTGAGCTAAACGCTCTTTCTTAACGTGCTCAGGCGTAGTATCAGGCAAGTCTGATGCAGGTGTACCCGGACGTTTTGAATAAACAAAGCTATATGAGTGATCAAAATCTAAGTCTTTGATAAATTGAAGTGTTTCGGCGAAGTTTTCATCAGTTTCACCAGGGAAGCCAATAATAAAGTCACTCGATAAGTGCATATCAGGGCGTATTTTTCTTAATTTGGCAATCTTGTCGATATAAACATCGATCGTATGATTTCGTTTCATTGCCTGTAAAACATCATTAGATCCACTTTGAACAGGCAAGTGTAAATGCGACACCATTTGAGGTAAATCTTCATAACACTGAATTAGCTCGTCAGAGAACTCAAGTGGGTGCGAAGTCGTATAACGTAAACGTCCAATACCCGGAATTTCTGCAACGAGTCGTAACAATTCAGGGAAGGTACAGATGCCACCTTCGAATGTTTCACCGCGGTAACCATTTACATTCTGGCCCAGAAGTGAAATTTCACGCACACCTTTTTCCGCAAGACCTGCAATTTCTGCAAGTACATCATCTAATGGACGAGAAACTTCTTCACCGCGTGTGTAGGGAACTACACAGAAAGAACAGTATTTAGAGCAGCCTTCCATAATAGAAACGAATGCTTTAAAGCCTTCTACACGTGGTTCGGGTAAAAAGTCGAATTTTTCAATATCTGGGAAAGAAATATCAACCAGTTTGATTTTATCTTTTTTAGGTTTTTCTACTTGAGCATTATGTTGATCAAGCATTTGCGGTAAACGGTGTAATGTTTGTGGACCAAAAATCATGTCTACATAAGGCGCACGTTTTTGAATATTGTCACCTTCTTGAGAGGCAACACATCCGCCGACACCAATTACCAGATCAGGATTTTTGTCTTTTAGTTTACGCCAGCGGCCTAATTCACTAAATACTTTTTCCTGCGCTTTTTCACGAATAGAACACGTATTCATGAGCAGAATGTCTGCTTCATTAGGGTTGGTCGTCAAAACGTAGCCGTGAGAATCCCCTAAAAGGTCTGCCATACGGTGACTGTCATACTCATTCATCTGACACCCTTGAGTTTCAATATAAAGTTTTTTTATTGAAACATCAGTGGTGTGCGTTGGCTGGGTAACAGTGTTTTCTGAGGCAGCTTTGGCACCATTGGGAATGAAGGTTTGAACCGTCATGCAGGCTCCTAACAGATCGATCTAAAAAGAATAAATTGGCCCAAAATGGGTCAAACTATCTATTATAACAGTATTTGAGCTGAACCGATAACAGTAAACTTTCAGAACATAACAAGGTTTTTGTGAACTAAATTAGGTGAATTTTAATGATGTTGAATCATAGAGTTACATAACACAACAAAAGAAAGCACGAAGAATAATTAAACTATGCGTTGAAGGTGAATAGTCAGGGTTTAGCACATATATGAGACCAAGTAGAAAGAGCTCATCAATACATAGTCGTGTAATGAAAAATAAATATATGCATCGTAGCTGGTTAGGAGTTATGTGTTTACTTGGTTGTTCATTTACCTATGCTGCTGAAGAGCAGTTTAATGACGCACTAAATGCTGCAAATAGCGGTAATACTGCGTTATTAGACCAATATCAGCTTGCAATGCAAAATGATGTATTGGGATATTATCCAGAGTATTGGAAACTCAATACCAACCTTGGCTTTCAACCTACTGCCTCTATCGTAAGCTTTGCTCAACGTTATCCACAATCAGCAATGGCTGAAAAATTAGCAGCCGATTATGTTGAAGAAAAAGTTAAACAAGCTGACTTTGCATCTGCACAACCTGTCTTATCTTATGTTACCAATCCTGACCAAGCTGAAAATTGTGCTTTAGCACAAGTGCGGGCGAAAAG from Acinetobacter pittii encodes the following:
- the ycgM gene encoding fumarylacetoacetate hydrolase family protein, translated to MNTRPSKIVCVGRSYADHVKELNNAMPDRPILFIKPPSSLIGLNDGISWNPAWGSCHFECELVLRIDQPLKGETDPEKALKAIGAVSLGLDLTMRDLQNELKGKGHPWERAKAFDGACVLSDWVDVSEITDWQETKFTFHINDELRQDGNTALLMFSIADLLIDINQVFSLEPGDVIMTGSPAGVGPLHAGDQLKMTLKGATQEFVWKTFVKA
- a CDS encoding YihY family inner membrane protein, with amino-acid sequence MLQRFLEKLPFYKKTWFQFVLYVFKRFEADRCREQAGSLTYTTLFAVVPMLTVFLVIISSIKALEPARQQLQHLIYSNFLPKSTIAFDKALNAFTEKSSNLTVIGVLFLFVTTVLMLTSIETVFNRIWRVKETRSGIMGFMRYWTIISLGPIILGSAFVISSTVASMNLLSNNFTGYQLDGAFLLWLISFALTILGFFILYWTIPNRTVPVYAAGISACLSAVLFEILKNLFSFVMSNFTSYEIIYGAFAAVPIFLLWIFLSWNIILLGVEVSFALTAFHSGKEQKRHPVLMLLDILELFYKKQKLGESVSDKEALEILGRGEVGRWPAYVLLLEEQNLVKRTDKDEYVLARNLTQVDFWSFFTALPYPLPLRQDVQNVHDDDEWMEKIGPALVESNDYLAAKLSIPLSTIFEEK
- the wrbA gene encoding NAD(P)H:quinone oxidoreductase; protein product: MKPMQPYILVLYYSKYGSTKEMAHLIANGVESAGMSVKIRTVPNIAPVITIAEPSIPAEGDIYCTLDDLANCAGLALGSPTRFGNMASEMKYFWDQTTSLWLNGALHNKPACVFTSSGSMHGGQESTLLTMLPPLFHHGMMIMGLPNAIPALSNTKTGGTPYGASHVSGPRHDQNLSQDEKILCEAQGKRLGEVAKKLLV
- the xpt gene encoding xanthine phosphoribosyltransferase produces the protein MHALEQKILTEGIVLSDQVLKVDAFLNHQIDPVLMQQIGKEFAARFKDAGITKIITIEASGIAPAIMAGLELGVPVIFARKYQSLTLKDDLYRSKVFSFTKQTESTIAISNKHLHSTDKALVIDDFLANGQAALGLIDLIHQANAEVVGVGIVIEKSFQPGRDLLLEKGYRVESLARVHSLTDGKVTFVKE
- a CDS encoding DUF3108 domain-containing protein, whose amino-acid sequence is MATKFLKSFGIATGISTTLLFAGFSSHALAMSPFQANYQFTYNNKGMGTATRALSQQGNNWTYNFTAKAGGIASASETSKFSFANGKIGSQSFSRTSKILIHNNTMSINFNPNSKTISTKKDDKARSFAWQAGVLDELNAELQLREDLKNGSLKTSYPLADAKEVENRRFVKQGNEKVKTSYGTFDTIKVVLQHKKPERSTIFWLAPKLDYLPVKVSHIDGKTSYGLLLTSYSGKTN
- a CDS encoding energy transducer TonB produces the protein MLNNRSRSIEPFHCWWQDRVFIAATILAILLHVFVLLIHFAMPSPSEQSTKEIAISIRPGNEPVNQADFLAQADQQGSGVFREAHRISSDTPNPMLNDASTGSSELETLQKVQQQRELKFEEKVLMTVLSWQKQADTSQRKKELEQLQSQFQAKAAMVASLEAQYLQRRQDFSRQQKIKTVDGIQAKKDASAAYLDKFREKVELYGNRYYPEEAKQQQLRGEVRLMVILNAQGGIRAIRLLESSGHSILDEAAKSSVRRGAPFGHFDANMKDISELRIVRTWRFDPAEAEFEIH
- the ybeY gene encoding rRNA maturation RNase YbeY, which codes for MKISLSLQQDFQSPELELKRAQLKKIIETTLRHVGYKEDCEIGVACVDLDESQQLNLQYREKDKPTNVLSFPSDIPEEVLPMLDALPLGDLVICIPVVLQEALEQKKTAQNHFAHLLVHGVLHLLGYDHETSDEDAEEMEGIEVQILEKLNIDNPYQEQI
- the phoL gene encoding PhoH family protein, producing the protein MTAAIRRTVTFPEISMERLKSILGAYNGHLKQIEQRLDVKITHRGDVFHIDGEIDAVGRAEALLQRLYEESEVSQQISADLLHLLIQSSQTERNFELVGEEMDEHDAPMDVYFQTRKGRINPRGANQKRYVQRILQSDISFGVGPAGTGKTYLAVAAAVDMLERNEIQRILLVRPAVEAGEKLGFLPGDLTQKIDPYLRPLYDALYEMLGFEKVAKLIERQVIEVAPLAYMRGRTLNHSFVILDEAQNTTPEQMKMFLTRLGFGSRAVITGDITQVDLPRGQQSGLAHALRVLENIKEIHITRFHSRDVVRHQLVQKIVEAYEGWDGEQQRLNAEARAERKARQEALVAENDTAADLQHQDA
- the miaB gene encoding tRNA (N6-isopentenyl adenosine(37)-C2)-methylthiotransferase MiaB; this encodes MTVQTFIPNGAKAASENTVTQPTHTTDVSIKKLYIETQGCQMNEYDSHRMADLLGDSHGYVLTTNPNEADILLMNTCSIREKAQEKVFSELGRWRKLKDKNPDLVIGVGGCVASQEGDNIQKRAPYVDMIFGPQTLHRLPQMLDQHNAQVEKPKKDKIKLVDISFPDIEKFDFLPEPRVEGFKAFVSIMEGCSKYCSFCVVPYTRGEEVSRPLDDVLAEIAGLAEKGVREISLLGQNVNGYRGETFEGGICTFPELLRLVAEIPGIGRLRYTTSHPLEFSDELIQCYEDLPQMVSHLHLPVQSGSNDVLQAMKRNHTIDVYIDKIAKLRKIRPDMHLSSDFIIGFPGETDENFAETLQFIKDLDFDHSYSFVYSKRPGTPASDLPDTTPEHVKKERLAQVQKVIKQSSIEKTDAMLGKIERVLIEKVSDQDPNILLGTADNTRLVTFVGDASWVGRFAEIEITEIKTLNLVYGELLNLEPDVA